acaaaataattatataaggaCGTGACTCTGTGTATTCACACGAATGACTGCCCAGTGCAGCTCTCCAGTTATGTAATATTAAATCTTTTTGTACACTTCAATGTCAAACATTAAATCTGTTATTCCTAGTCGGGAAAATAAATGCCACAGGAGAGTAGGGTTTTTCTAGGACATTTCAAACTTTTGTTTGCATTTATTTGAATCACATTAGtggtaaatattttcatatgaatTGTAACCGCTCATATTTTCTACAGAGGTGTATCATGCAACGAGCCGCAAAATATAACACGTCGACATATTATATATTCTCCGATTTCCgggtttttctttcttttcttttaccgattgatattcaatattctcatttttaaaTGGTCATCTTTATTTATGCATATTTTTGTAGCCTTGGTTATGAAGAATTTTAATAGACATTGTCTAAACAGTGGTAATTTTTTATGGAAACGCAGACGTGTTATAATTAAGTAAAAGTTTGTCCATGATAATATAGTCATAATATGTCACAAAACGAAGAAATTTTATCCGTGAAAAGTGTCTCCTCCATTCAGCAGTATCAAACATTTCATGTGAGACTTTGTGGTGAGGCCAAAATGTACTTTGTCTAAATGAACAAATTGTAATTTGCAaactaaaatgaataaaaatgggatcatgaatttttattgctttttaattGCTGCAAAACGATGCAGGTTACGATTTGGAATTATTTAAGTGAAAGTGGTTTCACCAACATAGATATTTATACCAATAGGTTGATGTGGCATCTGGCATTTTATGAGCAGCATTGTGAAATAAATAACTCACACAGGATATTTGATTACATCTTTCAGGATTTTTCCTCATTCATTGAGATGGATATTTTTTGTGACGTTTGGTGCGAGTATTTATCCAAATTTCATTGGGTCGACCACTGATTGTTCCCTTAAGTTATTTTATCCCCATTACAAACtactatatttttgtttatcactttttttcttttgcatagttttttgtaaatgcattatttttatttcatcctTGTTAATTAGATTAATTTGTTTGAAGATATAATCGACTTCAATCAGATAGTGAAAAACTCAAAGAAACACGACATTTTCCAGGACCCTTTTGCAAAAGagtacagtaaaaaaaaaaaaagcccagACATATCTTTTAACATACGCATAACATTTCCTTTGTTTGGGAGCAAAGGtactttttttaattcttaaacaTGTAAACGAGCTCATCACGTAAACGACCTCAAGAACTTTGACAGAACCCCTCCTTTTTTCACGCTGTAAAACTCAACCTTTTATAGAAAGAATTTTGCACAACGTGCTTTATGAAACAGGCAATTCTGTTATAATTCTAATTTATAAAGCTTTTAAAAGCCCTCTTACTCAGAATAAAGAGAAACGGACCTTCAACTTTCTATGAAGACCTAATTGGTCAATGTAAAGCGCTGTTCACTGAAACACAAACCAGCTGTtgaaactgaaatcggttttggGACGTTCCTTCGCCATCGTCATAAATGTCATGGCGGTTGTTGAACAAATACAAAGGAGTCGGTGTTTACAAGAATAAACCGTGGAGGCGTCCACATAATACAAACCACCTCTCTAGATATCTCTATTTTTGCTTACATCATAGCACGTTTCACCTAATTTGGTTTTTGGGCTGGTTCTTTTTATAAATTGCGTACATTCATACTTAATATGGGCGTTCGTAGTTTTTAACACTTCATGTGTCTTGAATTTGTAAAGcaacaaaatatacaatttatacagatggtcaattttaattttgttttttccgGTATAATAATTCACGCATATGTCTTTTTTCCCAAAAGATTTGAATtctcatatttttatcattttcaaaaaccTTCTGTATTACTCGTATTGCGTGTCACGaatgcttttaaatttttaatcttaaatcaATGAGTGTAATAGCATtcataatttaataaaagaatttaaGAGGATAAATACTTGTCTATtcaaatattacatataaattcAGTATTTGTTCTCCGTGACAAATGTTTTCTAAATAAGAAAGCTAACGTATCTTTCTCGGGTTCCCGTTTCCACATCTCATTCTTGCTATTcgtaaatatatgtacatgtacgtttttACCAAAACAACATGCATTCGTTTGAAAGAAAAAGACCAAAGAATTCTTTTACGCTAGGCTCACGTCTACTTTGCCTCTGCTTGAAGGACAcgactgaaaattaaaaaaaaaaatcttccggGTTTTGCATTACAAACGACATGAAAATACATggatgttgaaaaaaaaattggcaaagTCTCCTGATGTTTTCCGCATTATTAAGATATAATGTGCACTTACATCAAATTTTCCTGGTTAAAAAGGAGTGTCACAgcaaaaactgtttttttttccttattaatttcaacatttaaaaatttaattacaacttttcttaattaattaatgggTCCCTATATTTATTAACAGAAATTCGAGATTAATTGACGGGAAACAGGATCTTGACACAGACTATAGATGCATTATTTATTTCTGTTGCGACCAGAGTTCCGTAGATTTTGCTTGATTATCATTCATCATATCCATTTGTTTTTTATGCTTAAGAAATCTATCAAATTATATACGAGATCATTAAAAAGTCAAATAATGAGTGTCAAGATGTCACACATAAATAGAACGTAAAaagtactaaaaaaaaataaaggtgtGACGAAATGATATATGAATCAATCAATTAAATAGCTGCTACACTAATGGTACATCAATCGCATACTAAACAATACCAATTGACTTTGATATCGAAATCATTGCAATGTTTTGTATATTGTTCATTATGTGAGGATGCatacaaaaaatgcatataACACCTGAATACACAGTAAAAAAGACTTTTTTCAGGAATCATTTTAAGACATGCAGCTGTAAATTATTACTTAGCTGTCTTCTTTTGTCAAGTTGTACAGTTTTTAATGGAAACAACCATTCATGATCATAAATGACATGTTTTTTGAGTGAGATTCTAGATGCGTTTGTGACAAATGAAAGCAATTAAAAACTTTCTTCCTAATTTCTAATTCTTacatatttaccccccaaaaattaaGCCGATATTCTTGTCTTTGATAGAAAATGTCACCACTGCGTCCGTTTGTATTGCTGTCCCTTTTTGGAGTTGGTAAGTACAAAACAATTCACCATACTAAACTAACAAGACCATCAGTATCCTATGACATCAAATGTTATCATCCAATTGAAATAAAGACTTCCATCTGTTTGTGGTCAAACACACCTTTTCATCTCtatatcatatcataccataCTAAACCAACTTACCCTCTTCGCCAAATTGTTTCATcagttttatatacatgtacatatatttgcatttgtcagtgtttttgtctgtgataacaattgattttgtaattatAGTCCATTGAATTTAAATGACGTATTGTTGAGGCGCAAGCAAAGTTTGCATAGTAAacaaaatatagtttttaatCGTGCAACTGCTGAAaactatttaagaaataaggaatcattctttaagtattatgaggtgataattttggtcgggtcgtgatcaaatccaataaagcccgaagggctttatgatagatttgatcacgccccgaccgaaattatcacctcataatatttttaaaatgattccttattacttatattcatataattttaagccatcgcacgattaaatatttacatataaataagcaaaccccgctggcgcctcaatttggcgtcatttgaagttatgggttatatatagtacaaaatcgatacgtagtgttatcacaggcaaagacactggaaaatgtaaatatataaatataagcaataaggaacaattctttgaatatcatgagGTAATAATTTCTGTAGGGCGTGATCAGATCTATTATAAAGCCCAATTTGATCACGCTCCGAatgaaattatcaccttataaatacttaaagaatgatttcttattccttaagTAAAAGcatttgcaataaataaataaaatggaactTGCAGCCATTTATCAGAAAGAGGGCTCTTTGTTTGTAGCATCGGGGCTTTCTTGCAACTGCCTTGATCTCGTAACCTTCCTTATAAATTTTAAGCGACATCGAttgttttaatacatatttttattatcatttttttttatcatggatttgaaaaataaaagtgtttGTATAATACTGCCTTGGTTTTACTtctgtttaaatataaatagcGAATTTATTCTGAATGTCCATTCAGTGCTTTGGAATCTGCATTAATACGTTTCAAAAAATTTACACcaattaatacaaaaatatgaaactttcGTTTACTGTGTTTAAATGATAGCTTTTGCTGtttgaattcaatttttgaatgaTCATGATTagcttttacaaataaaaaacctACGTAAACAAAgtataaaagtttttattttgataaaggaaaattaaatatgtttactTATTATGACCTCTGCTACTTTGTTTGTTTCAGGCCTAGCAAGCTTTAACTGCTTGAACCCCGGCTATGACTGCAAGAACAATGGCCTGTGTGACTATTTTGGCCGCTGTAAATGTCCCCCGGGATACCAAGGTTACGATTGTGGACTAGATTCCTGTAAGTCTCCAGTTTTCTTGGTTTCAGAaagcaaaaaaattataaaaattctgAGACCTTGACGAAATGAAGTAGACAGGCATAAAGATATTGCTCATTTTCGTGTTTTTTCAAATGGGTGTTTTCAGCATGCCAGTTTAGGGTAAAGGATTGCAAGTAAAAATAGAGTTTTTTGGCATTATGTTCGGAATAAATGCACCACATGTTCCTATGTGGCATCTgtgaaatatcatatttatcaaTCTTTTTAACATGGGGCATTTCTCAGAAGattttatcatcaagaaaaGGTGTTCATGTGAAAACAGCAACGGAAATGCagcaaaaataatataatatatggaGTTAGGAGAACAGTTCATACGTGCCGGGTGACTCGTGCACACTTATCACTGTGTAAAGTGTCATCCTCAAGATTTACAAAGATACGCCTTTTCTCATGAACAATGACTTTAGTTTTGTTGTATAAGACTTGCAAAAGGTTTAACGCGCACATTTCATGCCAAGTTTTCTTATTCCATCGAGTTCAATAAGGTCTCGTTTCTTATTTCGTATTTTTGCACtaatttttatgaattgggaAAGTCATATAAATCTTAACAAAAAAGAGCCCCTCACGTACATTTCGCATCAACGAGACGCCTGCATTAGTCAGCCCCTGTCTCCTTTTTGTAGCCACCATTTCCAGTTCTGCAGATTGTCGGGCAACATGTGTCAATAAGGGGATCTGCCACAGCAACACTGTGTGTTACTGCACCGACGACTTCGTGGGGCCACAATGTGAAGTCCCAGTCCGTGAGTTTCCATTCAATATCCATTCGTTTGCGggattttaaaaacttgtttaatttaaattttgcactttttggtGTAAGGTTTTTGTCTTTAACCTcttttattaaacatttctaattcttatttcttatttctGCTAAAAGTGAATATCATCTTTTCCATTCAATATGTAGGtggtgtttgtttttttttttaaataaaaggaatcttactttaaaatttttttaacgatttttttgGTTGTAATTCTAGTTAGTGCCCAGTGTGGCCTCAACACGGTCAAAGTTCAAGGTTATCAGCCACTGACCTTCCGTGGCGAAATGTACCTTAAGCAGAGCATGTTTAGCTGTCAGCTCAGGGAAATGGTTTCCGATATTCCGGGAATGAGACTGTTTGAATTGGAAATCCCACATCGGGCTATCACACCCTGTGCCCTTACAAAAACTCAAAACAATGAGGTATACTAGTACTACTTCAACCATTTACAGTCCTGATTCACTTTccaagatatacatgtataaaacaaaaaagtattaTAAGAACCGTACAGAATTTATTgcaaaactaaataaaaagaagCCCTTCCAAAAATTATGTAACATCTCACAGTGTCAAATTCGAAGACTGCTAAAAGTCTGGCCTGGCGCGTTGTATGAGTAATTTATATACCTTTCTGATTCCTCTTGTAGACTGGGGACACGATATATGAGGTAGAGGTCGCTACCTCCCACAACAAGGGGTTCTTCAGCATGTCTGACACTGTGCATTCCGTCAACTGTGTCTACGAAGCCAGGTATGTAAAACATCCTCCCAATAATGCATGTTAGTGGGTTTTATCGAGGATAAACCGAGAGATCTAAACAaaatgcattatacatttacaggCGCATTGGAGAAAACCCGAAGGATGTTACCAAGGCCATGAACCCGTTCAAAGTGACGCTCATGAACGACAATAATGAACCACTTCAGCAGGTTCAGCGCGGGGATCCCTATTTCTTCAATGTTGAAAGTAGCGGTAAATTTCCAGGTAAATGATTCATGATTTGCCATTGATTGTCATGTAACTAAAAGTCTTTCccctttttttgtaagtaaatcttaGTACTTGTAATATTAttcagtgtattttttcaaaaattgcgGTAAGTATAAAACAACGCAAATGATTTTATATGTTGTATTATAGTTTACAAATACTGTCTGGGATTGAAGGcaatattgattatattagcccccaaTTCAAAGGACGAAATATTGACCGACGCGAAACTACATAGGAAATGCTCATACTTAACATCCTTTATAATTGCAACCTAATTGCCTTTTTGGATCTGTAGTATGCTAACATTTTTATCTGTTAAAACCGTTGCTCAGTTGTAATATTCTAATTTTAGATATGAAAGGTACTCGATTGAGTTATCTGGAAGCTTATTCCGTTGACCAACAGACAGGGAATGTGAAATCTGTAAAACTAATAGAAGACGAGTAAGTGACACTGTTTCATATATTCTACGATTATGAACAGAGAGGGGCGAGGCTTTTGTGAAATAGAATTTGATAAGTATGTATTTATAACTTGAAAAAAACCCGACTTGCACGTCATGCACTTACAATTACTAGCTTTACCAAGGAACCATCAAAGACCTTGGAAGGTGgaattgaaatttgatttggTTTTGCAAttcaattaatataaaattccaAGGAAATGTTGGAAATAACgttttgaccaaaaaaataaaaaattctcaaaaatctCATGAagttattagtacatgtatcggATCCTGAAATAATGTATCCATAATCTGACACTCATGCACAAAATGTACTCAAATGGAAATGAGTGCTTATTTGTAttctaaatatatgcatttttaaaatataatgttgaatttttgtGTTTTCCCGATATTTTTCTACATACATTATTAAGTTCAAATTGTGTTTAACATGAATACCTAAAGAAATTTCTAGAGAAGTCGCACGGCATTAAGATGTTAAACATTTGTGATTTTGTAACAGGTGCCCGGTTAGAAATACAATCACAGATTACGCAGTATCCATCTCCAATGAAGAGAATTCCAGGGCCGGTTCCTTCATAGGCAGGGGGAAAATCGAGAGCTTTAACATTCTAGACCAAGAACCAATCCGTTTGGACTACCGTGCCAAAATCTGTAAAGGCCAATGCAGACAGGTGTTTATCTTTATATGTATAGCCATTATGACATATCAGTATTaacattattacttattagttTTGTTACTAACCGCCtttggaaatatatttttatagacaGTAACACAATAAAAAATTGTCTTGTTTTATTGTGGACCAAAACTTTTTGTATCTAAATGaatctgagagagagaaaaaaaaaccatgaaaaagactttagagcggTTTTTTTTGCCacctataattttatatatgccGTTATAGAAATAAAGACGGCGATCACGTGACACATTTTATCAAAAGCCGTTGCGTTATTTAGTCAATTGCTATACCATAAGATTTGATACTTTTTCGATATACCATTGAATGAGAAGTGTACCCCCTGATCGAAAAACCTTAGCTCCccctatttttatttttgttgcaaagttagacctaactaTTAGGCACAAAGCATCagagagggttcagcccccccccccactttttctcgcaggaaagataattgttcctttaaattaaaattgaaaagataGAAATGTTGAGatgttggagtcataggtatactagccccccccccccctccgggtaaggaatttcaagatttgggaaaaaatatttggtaggtaagaattttggggggggggggaactataggtaaccccccccccccccccccacggattatgATTTTCATGGTTTtaggaattaggtttttttttatttttttgtttgtcaagtagtcaaacccccccccccccccgcgactttcaatttgctttcgaCGCCACTGCTAAAAGCAGAGAATCTTTCAGAATTGGTTAATGCTATTTGATTTccacatgctttttttttattaggttCAGTTTTACTGAAGACGGTTCTTTATGAGGTTTTTTGGTGATGGTAATTGATGTcacaatgaattatttaaaattcatttttcatgaccaataaatgatttttttttccccttttagGCTGTGTGTAATTCTCCTACACCCATGCGAATACCAAGAAAGACACCATTCGAGCATTTGATGAACCCTATTGACATTGTGTAATTGTGTACCCTTGCAATTCTGTTATTCCAAACTTCATACTCATAAACTCTGTACCCAGGAATGAGCCAGAAGGCTTTTTTCCCTTTTGTTACTATCAAGTCGTGtggaaataaaaattctaatttgtttGAATAACGTTTCATTATGTAAACTACAAACAAAGAATTTATAATTGAATGTCTGCTTAATAAACAACTTATTGCGGTTCTATATATacttgaacaaaatatgtggtATAGGTTTAAACAATGTTGTGAAtgtttctaaatatttttataagtgGGATACACGCATCAATTCATTTTAATACGAAAAGTGATTTGCATGCGATTAATATAAGTGAGTGTTGGAAAATACAATTCCATCTCTTAATTCTAGATCTATTGGTAAAGATATGTTTCCTCTCTGGTCGTTATAAActggtttttgttttgttacatgTCACTAGTGATTTTTTCCTCGctttttctttacaatattgTTACGCATGTTTCACAAGAATGCCACACAATAGCAATAAATTACTGTGTTTCCACATGaatgttttcaatgttttttaaattgttgataGCATGCGCGTGCATGATTTTcttgtaaaaattaatattatatatatatttcatttattatattaaacgtTCAATACAAATCCTTGGTTCGCCTTCCGGATAGCTGCAGGTTGGTTTGTCTCAATGCAATGATGATATCAAAAAggtgggggttttttttctatgaaatgcCTTTTCAAATGCTGAATTTCGGTCTTGCAAGCTGTATAAAGCCCACCGGGCTTTTACTgaatttgatcacgcccgatcAGCACTCCAACCACAATGATCATATCTCATGAGACTagctcaaagaatgattccttattccttgaaTATTCTTAGCTAAAAGATTACTCTATATTGGGTATTGAGTAAATGTTAAAACCCTCCACCCTATTTCCTTTGTTCCCCTTGTAATCTGTCTTTGGATGGGAGTACGGTCCTTCCTGAGATCTCTTCACACTGGGATGAATTGTGTTAGATTCTACTGAAGTTGACATGGAAGTTCAGACGGATATGTATCAACAAATTGCtgacaaaactcataaaattcaACTTGAGCTTTTTTctctggtgagctaaaaaaaaaccgggtacaaaaattattttgattcgGGGCATTTTGTTCACAatcttatataaatatatatttatgcgTTTTTTCATTAAGACAACCCATTTGCAAATATCGGTATGTGATACGGTTTACTTACGTATAcgaataaagtattttaatgttatttgttCACTTGATTATGTGAATATGCATTGCAGTATGACCCGTTACAAAATGTCTAGTGGTTAGAACAAAACATTTCTCCTTTGAACAGTTAAGCAGAGGTCAGAGGTTGTAGTTACAGTAACATGCATGTTATATACATTGCACAGATAATAAACACACATCCATAATACACTGAAACCCACACGCTTACTTACTTATCCCCTCAGTGTGTCGGAGGACGCATGAGGCCACTGAAGCCCACATGCATGGCAACTAAAAGTTAATAGGAAATATTGTAGCAAATATCGCAGTCATTATTATGCATCATATCAACCCTGCCCCGTCCATGCCTTGAATTTGACGTAGGTTTTTGAAATCAGAATATCAAAAGAAAGACAGCTCCCTTTTCCCCTCTATCCTTTAATTAAGCATGAATCTTCTTACAATGTATTTAGATATGCTTTGTAGAAATGCATATCTTAGTTCCCCCTCTCCTCTCTGGATAAAATCCTTCTGCTGAAAAAGTTGAAATCCTTTAAATATCACAAGAGAACGGTTTAGGGGGTTTGTATTCACTATtataattcttttctttttaatggTGCATATCAGTTTaggtctgcccccccccccctttgaagaATTGATACGATCTGTATGATTGGAATGAAATGCTACAACAATTTCGTATCTGAGCGACCTTCACAAGAAAGATTTGCACTAAATACCGCATTaagtgaaatgaaaaaaaaaagattaatctAGAAGCTGCATAGAgagttaataaatataaatggaGAGTTCTAAAACACGTTGTATTGTAAAAGTTCCATTCTA
This genomic window from Magallana gigas chromosome 5, xbMagGiga1.1, whole genome shotgun sequence contains:
- the LOC105335268 gene encoding EGF-like domain-containing protein 2, which encodes MSPLRPFVLLSLFGVGLASFNCLNPGYDCKNNGLCDYFGRCKCPPGYQGYDCGLDSSTISSSADCRATCVNKGICHSNTVCYCTDDFVGPQCEVPVLSAQCGLNTVKVQGYQPLTFRGEMYLKQSMFSCQLREMVSDIPGMRLFELEIPHRAITPCALTKTQNNETGDTIYEVEVATSHNKGFFSMSDTVHSVNCVYEARRIGENPKDVTKAMNPFKVTLMNDNNEPLQQVQRGDPYFFNVESSGKFPDMKGTRLSYLEAYSVDQQTGNVKSVKLIEDECPVRNTITDYAVSISNEENSRAGSFIGRGKIESFNILDQEPIRLDYRAKICKGQCRQAVCNSPTPMRIPRKTPFEHLMNPIDIV